In a genomic window of Penaeus vannamei isolate JL-2024 chromosome 38, ASM4276789v1, whole genome shotgun sequence:
- the LOC138859842 gene encoding uncharacterized protein: MSATNRTLPICSLASLPEWYLQVEQEFLLRNINAQTTKFHMLVTNLPPELLLTVGDLLNDQLYATYEELKEAILRRAAPNPLAALSSFLSSDTTDNRTPSEILRHFQHLLTHTGMTFPPDVMRSLFLKRLPADIQQILLVSDAPLEQLALKADAIIAAKTRAPTVATVSATTATPVATLEPLTAQVAALAKAVQRLSTRGCSHSQHRFRTPSPLHRERNFRRPSPSRHQSRFRTPSPLHSDWNYNRSPTAVHPSHSGRGQRGRRCPLEGYHSCSDPRRRRCGLPPGQQ; this comes from the coding sequence atgtcagcaacaAACAGGACGCTACCAATCTGCTCTCTGGCCAGCCTGCCGGAATGGTATCTTCAggtggagcaggaattcctcctcaggaacATCAATGCCCAGACCACCAAATTCCATATGCTGGTCACCAACCTTCCACCCGAGCTCCTTTTGACCGTCGGCGACCTCCTGAACGATCAGCTGTACGCCACATATGAAGAGCTCAAGGAAGCGATCCTCAGACGCGCAGCACCAAACCCTCTGGCCGCATtgagctccttcctctcctccgacaCCACGGACAACCGTACACCTTCGGAAATTCTCCGCCACTTCCAGCACCTCCTCACTCACACCGGCATGACCTTCCCGCCAGACGTCATGCGCTCCCTGTTCCTCAAACGGCTGCCCGCagatatccagcaaatcctgctggtaTCAGACGCCCCATTAGAGCAGCTCGCTCTGAAGGCCGACGCGATCATCGCAGCGAAAACACGCGCACCTACAGTAGCAACTGTGTCTGCCACTACCGCTACCCCCGTTGCTACGTTGGAACCCCTTACAGCCCAGGTCGCTGCACTGGCCAAAGCTGTACAGAGATTATCCACACGGGGGTGTTCACACTCCCAGCATCGCTTTCGCACCCCTTCGCCGCTGCACAGAGAACGGAACTTCAGGCGCCCTTCACCATCAAGACACCAGTCCCGTTTCCGCACACCTTCGCCTCTGCACAGTGATTGGAACTACAACCGCTCCCCGACTGCTGTACATCCGTCACATTCGGGGCGCGGACAACGAGGCCGCCGATGCCCTCTTGAGGGTTACCATAGCTGCAGCGACCCACGCCGACGACGCTGTGGATTACCACCTGGTCAGCAGTGA